A DNA window from Elusimicrobiota bacterium contains the following coding sequences:
- the nuoK gene encoding NADH-quinone oxidoreductase subunit NuoK, with the protein MLPLFGYTMVSGVLVSLGIFGALSRRNTLSVLIAIELIFNAANINLVAFNRYLHPGQPTGQAFAIFVIALAAAEAVVGLALVLTVYRQFKTVLSEDLNLLKG; encoded by the coding sequence ATGCTCCCGCTTTTCGGCTACACGATGGTGAGCGGCGTATTGGTGTCTCTGGGGATTTTCGGCGCTCTTTCCCGCCGAAACACCTTGAGCGTCCTGATCGCCATCGAGCTCATCTTCAACGCCGCCAACATCAACCTGGTGGCCTTCAATCGCTATTTACACCCGGGACAACCGACGGGCCAGGCTTTCGCGATTTTCGTCATCGCCCTGGCGGCGGCCGAGGCGGTCGTGGGCTTGGCCTTGGTGCTCACCGTCTATCGACAGTTTAAAACGGTCCTGTCCGAAGACTTGAATCTGTTGAAGGGTTAA
- a CDS encoding M67 family metallopeptidase: MTLAWRQSLVGELKAWSEECYPFEGCGLLIGRQEKTDRRQVDRFFPLKNLLRHRAQADPGTLDTAAGTLGARVNTQGQFEFVIDPAEFNRAVLDAARAGLDVVGVLHTHPDHPAKPSATDAAQPLLAGWSNVIVKVDQGHFVEARSWFRAEETQPFEEEPIRVL, encoded by the coding sequence GTGACCCTGGCCTGGCGCCAATCCCTGGTGGGGGAACTGAAAGCCTGGTCGGAGGAATGTTATCCTTTCGAGGGGTGCGGCCTGCTGATCGGCCGCCAGGAAAAAACCGATCGGCGGCAGGTCGATCGCTTCTTTCCGTTAAAAAACCTGCTTCGCCACCGCGCCCAAGCCGACCCGGGGACCTTGGACACCGCCGCCGGCACCCTGGGCGCCCGGGTGAACACCCAGGGGCAATTCGAATTTGTGATCGACCCGGCGGAATTCAACCGCGCCGTATTGGACGCCGCCCGGGCGGGGCTGGACGTGGTCGGCGTGCTGCACACCCACCCCGACCATCCGGCCAAACCGAGCGCCACCGACGCCGCTCAGCCCCTGTTGGCGGGGTGGTCCAACGTCATCGTCAAGGTGGACCAAGGTCATTTTGTGGAAGCGCGCAGTTGGTTTCGCGCCGAAGAAACGCAACCGTTTGAGGAAGAACCCATCCGGGTTCTCTGA
- the nuoH gene encoding NADH-quinone oxidoreductase subunit NuoH — MAKGPWAVTGPWAPNQTPQGIRGRYLRSFLVLGVLLGGLFGITLLIGEPARLFALGFEFLTAQVAKHGLPAWIPSLVALVVPCSILLGLIQVLPIFLVWWEMKIAAHIQVRLGPMRVGWWHGALQTIADGMKLLFKEDIVPDGADRVLHFLAPIIVVAPAYLCFAPIPFGNGSLAAVNLDVGLLFILGVSGLTVIGLLMAGWSSNNKYSVLGGLRAAAQMVSYEIPRVIAVLPVVMWAGTLSLGGLMDAQKGLWMGFLPRWFIFYPVIGQIAFIIYIVCSIAETNRTPFDIAEAESELTSGFHTEYSGMKWAMFFMAEYAYMFLASALGTVLFLGGGSSPWPFLDFVPSFVWFFAKSFFIVFLFIWFRWSYPRLRVDRLMEFCWKFLLPWSLVNVALAGAVFLYRS; from the coding sequence ATGGCCAAGGGACCGTGGGCGGTCACGGGGCCCTGGGCCCCCAATCAAACCCCTCAAGGCATCCGAGGGCGTTACCTCCGTTCTTTCCTGGTGTTGGGAGTGCTTCTGGGCGGCCTCTTTGGAATCACGCTCCTCATCGGGGAACCCGCGCGCCTTTTTGCTTTGGGTTTCGAATTTCTCACCGCTCAAGTGGCCAAGCACGGCCTTCCGGCTTGGATTCCGTCCCTGGTGGCCTTGGTGGTCCCCTGCTCCATCCTGCTGGGGCTTATTCAAGTGCTTCCCATCTTTCTGGTCTGGTGGGAAATGAAGATCGCCGCCCACATTCAGGTCCGGTTGGGCCCCATGCGGGTCGGTTGGTGGCACGGAGCGCTCCAAACCATCGCCGACGGCATGAAGCTCCTTTTTAAAGAAGACATCGTCCCGGACGGGGCGGATCGGGTGTTGCACTTCCTGGCCCCGATCATTGTGGTGGCTCCGGCTTATCTGTGCTTCGCTCCCATTCCTTTCGGCAACGGGAGCCTGGCGGCGGTCAATTTGGACGTGGGCCTGCTTTTCATTTTGGGCGTTTCGGGCCTGACGGTCATCGGTCTCTTGATGGCCGGCTGGAGCTCCAACAACAAATATTCGGTCCTGGGCGGTTTGCGGGCGGCGGCTCAAATGGTTTCTTACGAAATCCCCCGTGTGATTGCCGTTTTGCCCGTGGTCATGTGGGCCGGGACGCTTTCGCTGGGGGGCCTGATGGACGCCCAGAAAGGCCTCTGGATGGGGTTCTTGCCGCGTTGGTTTATTTTCTATCCCGTTATTGGCCAAATCGCTTTCATCATCTACATCGTCTGCTCCATCGCCGAAACGAACCGGACGCCTTTTGACATCGCCGAGGCGGAATCCGAACTCACCTCGGGCTTCCACACCGAATATTCCGGCATGAAGTGGGCCATGTTCTTCATGGCCGAATACGCCTACATGTTTCTGGCTTCGGCGTTGGGCACCGTCCTTTTCCTGGGCGGGGGCTCGTCGCCCTGGCCCTTCTTGGACTTCGTTCCCTCTTTTGTGTGGTTCTTCGCCAAAAGCTTCTTTATCGTCTTCCTCTTTATCTGGTTCCGTTGGTCCTACCCCCGCCTTCGGGTCGATCGATTGATGGAATTTTGCTGGAAATTCCTCCTCCCCTGGTCCCTGGTCAATGTGGCCTTGGCCGGCGCGGTCTTCCTTTACCGATCATGA
- a CDS encoding nitrite/sulfite reductase produces MLQKTQTPVSVPDYVEEEIRRFETNIRELRAGRMDMDDFRRFRLNNGIYGIRNQTDKQMIRIKVPFGRLTPDQLEALADVTETFAPSKIGHWTTRQNLQIHMIPLEDTPKVMRRVAESGLTPREGCGNTVRNITANPYTGVQPGEVFDVAPYADAAFHYFLRNPLSANLPRKFKMAFESTAEDYALTAIHDMAFVAEIRNGVRGFRTYVGGGLGATPQVAIRLEDFTPADLLLPSIEAVIRLFDRNGERQDKLHARIKFLVKKCGAEEFKKKFQAERKAVMGTRGGTIDWSFPVPEETAPPVPTGVPSASPAPGFDRWKSTNVADQKQPGYSWATVVLPLGDVTAVQMRQLADVSRRLNGGRLRTTIEQNFLLRWVKNEHLPALYNELVKIGLAAAGAGRFSDITRCPGADTCQIAVTKSRELAKALNGLFVDGLKADADMEGLHVKISGCTNSCGQHHIGTLGFYGTYRKVGERAVPHYMVLVGGSTKEGEVKFGQPVGALPARRVPDAVKKLVTLFKGEKQGAESFAQWLERVGKPRIKSEIQEFTALPPYEQNPSLYFDWGENADFKVDIGVGECAA; encoded by the coding sequence ATGCTTCAAAAAACCCAAACCCCCGTGTCCGTGCCGGATTACGTCGAAGAGGAAATCCGCCGATTTGAAACGAACATCCGCGAGCTTCGCGCCGGACGCATGGACATGGACGATTTTCGCCGGTTCCGGCTGAACAACGGCATTTACGGCATCCGCAACCAAACCGACAAACAGATGATCCGCATTAAAGTCCCCTTTGGTCGTCTGACGCCGGACCAATTGGAAGCCCTGGCCGACGTGACGGAAACCTTCGCTCCGTCTAAAATCGGCCACTGGACGACCCGCCAAAATCTTCAAATCCACATGATCCCCTTGGAAGACACCCCGAAAGTCATGCGGCGTGTGGCCGAATCGGGCTTGACCCCCCGGGAAGGGTGCGGAAACACCGTTCGCAACATCACGGCCAATCCCTACACCGGCGTGCAACCGGGCGAAGTTTTCGATGTGGCGCCCTACGCGGACGCGGCCTTTCATTACTTCTTGCGGAACCCCCTCAGCGCCAATTTGCCCCGAAAATTCAAAATGGCTTTTGAATCCACCGCCGAGGATTACGCCTTGACGGCCATTCACGACATGGCTTTCGTGGCCGAAATCCGCAACGGCGTCCGCGGCTTTCGCACGTACGTCGGCGGCGGCCTGGGCGCCACCCCCCAGGTGGCCATTCGTTTGGAGGATTTCACCCCCGCGGACCTTTTGTTGCCCTCCATCGAGGCCGTCATTCGACTCTTCGACCGCAACGGCGAACGCCAGGACAAGCTTCACGCCCGCATTAAATTTTTGGTCAAAAAATGCGGCGCCGAGGAATTTAAAAAGAAATTCCAAGCCGAACGAAAAGCGGTGATGGGAACGCGCGGGGGAACGATCGATTGGTCCTTCCCGGTTCCCGAAGAAACGGCGCCCCCGGTCCCGACCGGCGTCCCGTCGGCTTCCCCGGCGCCCGGGTTCGACCGCTGGAAATCCACCAACGTCGCCGACCAGAAACAGCCCGGTTACAGCTGGGCCACCGTGGTCCTCCCCTTGGGAGACGTGACGGCCGTTCAAATGCGCCAATTGGCCGACGTGTCCCGCCGGTTGAACGGCGGCCGCCTGCGGACCACCATCGAGCAAAACTTCCTCCTGCGCTGGGTCAAAAACGAGCACCTTCCGGCGCTTTACAACGAATTGGTTAAAATCGGGTTGGCCGCGGCCGGCGCCGGGCGGTTCTCCGACATCACCCGCTGCCCGGGCGCGGACACCTGCCAAATCGCGGTGACCAAATCCCGGGAGTTGGCCAAGGCCTTGAATGGACTTTTCGTTGATGGGCTGAAAGCGGACGCGGACATGGAAGGGTTGCACGTCAAAATATCGGGCTGCACCAATTCCTGCGGCCAACACCACATCGGGACCTTGGGATTCTACGGCACCTACCGCAAGGTCGGCGAGCGGGCCGTTCCTCACTATATGGTCCTGGTGGGCGGATCGACCAAGGAAGGCGAGGTCAAATTCGGCCAACCCGTGGGCGCCTTACCGGCCCGCCGGGTTCCCGACGCTGTCAAAAAGCTAGTGACCCTCTTTAAAGGGGAAAAACAGGGCGCGGAAAGCTTCGCCCAGTGGCTGGAACGCGTGGGAAAACCCCGGATCAAATCCGAAATCCAGGAATTCACCGCGTTGCCGCCCTACGAACAGAACCCCTCGCTTTACTTCGATTGGGGCGAAAACGCCGATTTCAAAGTGGACATCGGCGTCGGGGAGTGCGCGGCTTAA
- a CDS encoding HesA/MoeB/ThiF family protein, whose product MIPPNTVTDLDLPRYARQMILPEVGGKGQQALAAARVALVGLGGLGSPAAFYLAGAGVGTLGLIDDDAVDVSNLHRQPLHATPDQGRPKTISAREKLAALNPAIRLAEHRLRLTGKNAAPLLSDYDLVLDGSDNFDTRYIVNDAAQRRGIPLVWGAVLRWEGQIMTVRPGRSACYRCLFPEPPDPALAASCADAGVVGPLAGLVGSWMALEALKILWGAGAPLVNRLLLIDGRSGRVRERVVERRKTCPACAPGAGVSTAV is encoded by the coding sequence GTGATCCCCCCAAACACCGTGACGGACCTCGACCTCCCCCGCTACGCGCGCCAAATGATCCTCCCCGAAGTCGGGGGGAAGGGACAACAGGCGCTCGCCGCCGCCCGGGTCGCCCTGGTCGGGCTGGGCGGATTGGGTTCTCCCGCCGCTTTTTATCTGGCCGGGGCGGGGGTTGGCACCCTCGGGTTGATCGACGACGACGCGGTCGACGTCTCCAACCTCCATCGACAACCCCTTCACGCCACGCCGGACCAAGGCCGTCCCAAAACGATCTCCGCCCGGGAAAAATTGGCCGCCCTCAACCCCGCGATCCGCCTCGCCGAACATCGCCTTCGTTTGACGGGGAAAAACGCCGCCCCCCTCCTGTCCGATTACGATCTGGTCCTGGACGGTTCCGACAATTTCGACACGCGCTACATCGTCAACGACGCCGCCCAGCGCCGGGGGATCCCCCTGGTGTGGGGGGCGGTTCTTCGTTGGGAAGGGCAGATCATGACGGTCCGCCCCGGACGATCGGCCTGCTACCGCTGCCTTTTCCCCGAACCCCCCGATCCCGCCTTGGCCGCTTCCTGCGCCGACGCGGGCGTCGTGGGCCCCCTGGCGGGGCTCGTGGGGAGCTGGATGGCCCTGGAAGCTTTAAAGATTCTCTGGGGAGCGGGCGCGCCCCTCGTGAACCGACTGCTGTTGATCGACGGCCGCTCCGGCCGCGTGCGGGAGCGCGTGGTGGAACGGCGAAAAACCTGCCCGGCCTGCGCCCCCGGCGCCGGCGTCTCGACGGCCGTTTGA
- a CDS encoding cysteine synthase family protein, with protein sequence MTSAATQLGLGLLDRIGNTPLLRLERLSRWLPAGVEVYAKAEFTNPGGSVKDRAAKNMIMEAIKNGELTKDKVLLDSTSGNTGIAYAMIGAALGYRVELVMPENASEKKRIIEAFGAKVIYTDPLEGSDGAQREAQRMYDADPKRFYLPDQYNNPNNWKAHYKTTAEEVWRQTEGRVTHFVAGIGTSGTLMGTGRRLKELNPNVRVVAVEPATPLHGLEGLKHMETSIVPGIYEPKVHDRKVSVYTEDAYEMCCRMAREEGVLVGYSCGAALQGVFEVAMGLEEGVLVTVLPDSGERYLHTRYWEELLDNFEDYMKDHEL encoded by the coding sequence GTCTTCTGGACCGCATCGGCAACACGCCTCTCCTTCGTCTCGAAAGACTCTCCCGCTGGCTTCCGGCCGGGGTGGAAGTTTACGCCAAGGCCGAATTCACGAATCCCGGGGGGTCCGTCAAAGACCGGGCCGCCAAAAACATGATAATGGAGGCCATCAAAAACGGGGAGCTCACCAAAGACAAAGTCCTCTTGGATTCCACATCGGGAAACACGGGAATCGCCTACGCCATGATCGGCGCGGCCCTGGGTTATCGGGTGGAATTGGTCATGCCGGAAAACGCGTCGGAAAAGAAGCGGATCATCGAAGCCTTTGGCGCCAAGGTGATTTACACCGACCCCCTGGAAGGCTCGGACGGGGCCCAGCGGGAAGCCCAAAGGATGTACGACGCCGATCCCAAACGCTTTTATCTTCCCGACCAGTACAACAACCCCAACAATTGGAAGGCCCATTACAAAACGACGGCCGAGGAAGTCTGGCGGCAGACCGAAGGCCGCGTGACCCATTTCGTCGCGGGGATCGGCACCAGCGGAACGCTCATGGGAACCGGCCGGCGGTTGAAGGAACTCAACCCCAACGTTCGCGTGGTCGCCGTGGAACCCGCCACGCCGCTCCACGGCCTGGAAGGCTTGAAGCACATGGAAACCTCCATCGTTCCGGGCATCTACGAACCCAAGGTCCATGACCGGAAAGTGTCGGTTTACACCGAAGACGCCTACGAAATGTGCTGCCGCATGGCCCGGGAAGAGGGCGTCTTGGTGGGCTATTCCTGCGGGGCGGCCCTTCAAGGGGTTTTTGAAGTGGCCATGGGGTTGGAGGAGGGGGTCCTGGTGACGGTTCTTCCGGATTCCGGCGAACGTTACCTGCACACGCGTTACTGGGAAGAGCTCCTGGACAATTTCGAGGACTACATGAAGGACCACGAACTGTGA
- a CDS encoding NADH-quinone oxidoreductase subunit D, which translates to MERISEHEMLLNMGPQHPSTHGVLRVVLRLDGEMVTGAVPDLGYLHRGVEKLAENRTYSQFIILTDRDDYLCAMLNNWAYCLTVEKLLKVEIPERAQYLRVIAGELNRIASHLLFIGTFGIDIGAFTPFLYAFGREREMIMDLFEQLCGARITYNYVRIGGVSNDVPEGWIEKAKKFVAHMKTCLKEYDDLLSYNPIFMDRTKGIGVLSKEKAIAYGVTGPNLRASGVNLDLRKSAPYGIYSKFQFDAAVRTNGDCWDRYMVRRDEIEQSCRILEQALESFPAGEILGKVPKANLRPPAGEAYGQLEGARGILGVYLVSDGGLSPYRLHLRAPSYINLATLQEILTGWKVADVIAILGSIDIVLGEVDR; encoded by the coding sequence ATGGAGCGGATCTCCGAACACGAAATGCTTCTCAACATGGGCCCCCAGCATCCTTCGACCCACGGCGTGTTGCGCGTGGTCCTGCGTTTGGACGGAGAAATGGTGACCGGCGCCGTCCCCGACCTGGGCTACCTGCACCGGGGCGTGGAGAAACTCGCCGAAAACCGCACTTACTCCCAATTCATCATATTGACGGACCGGGACGACTACCTCTGCGCCATGCTCAACAACTGGGCCTATTGCTTGACGGTGGAGAAACTCCTGAAAGTCGAAATCCCGGAACGGGCCCAGTATCTGCGGGTCATCGCCGGGGAATTGAACCGGATCGCCTCCCACCTGCTTTTCATCGGGACCTTCGGCATCGACATCGGCGCCTTCACCCCTTTCCTTTACGCCTTCGGCCGCGAACGGGAAATGATCATGGACCTCTTTGAGCAACTCTGCGGCGCCCGCATTACCTACAACTACGTGCGCATCGGCGGGGTCTCCAACGACGTGCCCGAGGGCTGGATCGAGAAGGCCAAGAAGTTTGTGGCCCACATGAAGACCTGCCTCAAGGAATACGATGATCTGCTGAGCTACAACCCCATTTTCATGGACCGAACCAAGGGCATCGGCGTTCTTTCCAAGGAAAAAGCCATTGCCTACGGTGTGACGGGTCCGAACCTGCGCGCCAGCGGCGTCAACCTGGACCTCCGCAAGAGCGCCCCCTACGGGATCTACTCGAAATTTCAATTCGACGCGGCCGTTCGGACCAACGGCGATTGCTGGGACCGCTACATGGTCCGGCGGGATGAAATCGAACAATCTTGCCGAATTTTGGAGCAGGCTTTGGAAAGCTTCCCCGCGGGCGAAATCCTGGGCAAAGTGCCCAAGGCCAACCTTCGTCCGCCCGCCGGAGAGGCGTACGGCCAGTTGGAAGGCGCCCGTGGTATTCTGGGAGTCTATTTGGTGTCCGATGGGGGCTTGAGCCCCTACCGCCTGCACCTCCGAGCCCCTTCCTACATCAATTTGGCGACCCTTCAAGAAATTCTCACGGGTTGGAAAGTGGCGGACGTGATCGCCATTTTGGGCTCCATTGACATCGTGTTGGGCGAGGTCGACCGCTAA
- a CDS encoding NADH-quinone oxidoreductase subunit C, whose translation MEKAALLQTLHQHFADVQDVVSADPKFVRGGDEPQIKVPAAKIFDVAAFLKNDLRFDLLNFFTAVDYVKENRFELVYHFMQTDAPTAEIFLKVDLPRDGEPALPSLTPLYAAADWQERETYDLFGIRFNGHPNLRRILLWEGYNGWPLRKDYVHTADKYDNGSEIGLPKAAPAAHGAAQ comes from the coding sequence GTGGAAAAAGCCGCCCTCCTTCAAACCCTGCATCAACATTTTGCCGACGTTCAGGACGTCGTGTCGGCGGATCCCAAGTTCGTGCGGGGGGGGGACGAGCCCCAAATCAAAGTTCCCGCGGCTAAAATTTTCGACGTGGCGGCCTTCCTTAAGAACGACCTGCGCTTCGACCTCCTCAATTTCTTTACCGCCGTCGATTACGTCAAAGAAAATCGATTCGAATTGGTTTACCATTTCATGCAAACCGACGCCCCCACCGCCGAGATATTCCTGAAGGTTGATCTCCCCCGGGACGGCGAACCCGCGCTCCCCTCCCTCACGCCCCTCTACGCGGCGGCCGATTGGCAGGAGCGGGAAACCTACGATTTGTTCGGCATTCGGTTTAACGGCCACCCCAACCTTCGCCGGATTTTGCTTTGGGAAGGCTACAACGGTTGGCCGCTGCGAAAAGACTACGTCCACACGGCGGACAAATACGACAACGGGTCCGAGATCGGCCTGCCCAAAGCCGCCCCGGCCGCCCACGGAGCCGCCCAATGA
- the ndhC gene encoding NADH-quinone oxidoreductase subunit A has product MFALIGFTFFSVLLLAAGLVRERGTTKDTTAYECGMEPVGSAWISPNIRFYVFALLFVVFDVEALFVFPWAVQFRALGVEGFVAVMLFVGVLFFGLVYAWKKGALRWE; this is encoded by the coding sequence GTGTTCGCGCTCATCGGCTTCACTTTTTTCTCCGTCCTCCTGCTGGCGGCGGGATTGGTGCGGGAGCGCGGCACCACCAAAGACACCACCGCCTACGAGTGCGGCATGGAGCCCGTGGGCTCAGCCTGGATCTCGCCCAACATTCGTTTTTACGTTTTCGCCCTCTTGTTCGTGGTTTTCGACGTCGAAGCGCTTTTTGTTTTTCCCTGGGCGGTCCAGTTCCGGGCCCTGGGGGTCGAAGGGTTTGTCGCGGTCATGCTTTTTGTCGGCGTTCTTTTTTTCGGGCTCGTCTACGCCTGGAAAAAAGGCGCTTTGAGATGGGAGTGA
- a CDS encoding NADH-quinone oxidoreductase subunit J, with product MNYFKTIVLNSWALLKGLKITLWHMFSPAITVQYPYEKLTLSDRYRGALAFHPDICISCEMCVRACPSNCISLEAKRNEETKKKDLAWYRIDFGKCNYCRLCEEICPTKPKSVHHTKEYELSFSHRGEFMQEWKTSVPQPAASEAGQIWGPSSRAARNSDPTPPPTPRRRALPRWPDMIAKIVFGFLAVLVLVPAGLAVTVKNIFHCALWLVLSLTGVAGLFALLGADFLFVAQILVYTGGITVLLLFVVLLSGNPKDWIVKQVNGQWVWGLALSAIFVGLLSTLFKQIPEPIELTVAAPTSAPLGLMLVRDMLLPFEAVSLVLLAALVGAIHFSKRNS from the coding sequence ATGAACTACTTTAAAACCATCGTCTTGAATAGCTGGGCGTTGCTCAAGGGCCTCAAAATCACCCTGTGGCACATGTTTTCACCGGCCATCACGGTTCAGTACCCCTACGAAAAACTGACCCTGTCCGATCGCTACCGGGGCGCCTTGGCGTTTCATCCCGACATCTGCATTTCCTGCGAGATGTGCGTCCGGGCCTGCCCGTCCAACTGCATCTCGTTGGAAGCCAAGCGGAACGAAGAAACAAAAAAGAAAGATTTGGCCTGGTACCGGATCGACTTCGGCAAATGCAATTACTGCCGGCTTTGCGAAGAAATCTGCCCGACCAAACCCAAGTCGGTTCACCACACCAAGGAATACGAGCTGTCCTTCTCCCACCGGGGGGAATTTATGCAGGAATGGAAAACCTCCGTCCCCCAACCCGCGGCGTCGGAAGCGGGGCAAATTTGGGGGCCTTCGTCGCGCGCGGCCAGAAACTCGGACCCAACCCCGCCACCAACGCCTCGGAGACGGGCTCTTCCCCGGTGGCCTGACATGATCGCGAAAATCGTTTTCGGGTTCCTGGCGGTATTGGTTTTGGTTCCAGCCGGCCTCGCCGTGACCGTCAAAAACATTTTCCATTGCGCCCTCTGGCTGGTCTTGAGCCTCACGGGGGTGGCCGGGCTCTTTGCCCTGCTGGGGGCCGACTTCCTCTTTGTGGCCCAGATCCTGGTGTACACCGGCGGCATTACGGTGCTTCTGCTTTTTGTGGTCCTTTTGTCGGGCAACCCCAAGGACTGGATTGTCAAACAGGTCAACGGGCAATGGGTTTGGGGCCTGGCGCTCTCCGCTATTTTCGTCGGGCTTTTGTCCACCCTGTTCAAGCAGATTCCGGAACCGATTGAACTGACCGTGGCCGCCCCCACGTCGGCCCCGTTGGGTTTGATGCTGGTCCGAGACATGCTGCTTCCCTTTGAGGCCGTCTCGTTGGTCCTGCTCGCGGCCCTGGTGGGCGCCATTCATTTTTCCAAGAGGAATTCCTAA
- a CDS encoding class I SAM-dependent methyltransferase: protein MAAFTPEDIGRLFTPLAPRYRRFNRWASLGQDNRWRRSLIAEIQGHRRVLDVGTGTGELASLAAARGASAVGLDVSPGMLVEARRRRPEGAWVLGDGKTFPFPDGVFDAVVSAYVMRNLFKGGVLPDVLREARRVLAPGGRLVFLDLTRPEGVFQRWGHGLYNRTILPALGRCFFGEHWPGGYLADSIDALPPADELRLIFQTCGFRSLTLRPLWGGVVSLFIGSAS from the coding sequence ATGGCCGCTTTTACTCCGGAGGACATCGGGCGCCTGTTTACACCGTTGGCGCCCCGTTATCGACGCTTCAACCGATGGGCCAGCCTCGGGCAGGACAATCGCTGGCGGCGATCGCTGATCGCCGAAATTCAAGGACACCGACGGGTGTTGGACGTCGGCACCGGCACCGGAGAGCTGGCGTCTTTGGCCGCCGCGCGCGGCGCTTCGGCGGTGGGGCTGGATGTCAGCCCGGGCATGCTGGTTGAGGCCCGGCGGCGCCGGCCCGAAGGCGCGTGGGTGTTGGGGGACGGTAAAACGTTTCCCTTCCCGGACGGCGTGTTCGACGCCGTGGTGTCCGCCTACGTGATGCGCAACTTGTTCAAGGGCGGCGTCTTGCCGGACGTCCTGCGGGAAGCCCGGCGCGTTCTGGCCCCTGGCGGCCGGTTGGTATTTTTGGATTTAACGAGACCCGAAGGGGTCTTTCAACGGTGGGGGCATGGTTTGTATAATCGGACCATCCTGCCGGCGTTGGGTCGTTGTTTTTTCGGCGAACATTGGCCCGGGGGTTATCTGGCGGATTCGATTGACGCGTTGCCCCCCGCGGACGAACTTCGGTTGATTTTCCAAACCTGCGGTTTTCGGTCTTTAACGCTCCGCCCGTTGTGGGGGGGCGTCGTCTCGCTGTTCATTGGGAGTGCCTCGTGA
- a CDS encoding NADH-quinone oxidoreductase subunit B — translation MIFEKLPGVSHKLPGGELLLTTVDLFVDWTRKSSIWPLTFGLACCAIEMMAAYSTRFDVNRFGVIPRPSPRQADLMIIAGTVTKKMAPAIEKLYYQMPEPRFVISMGACANCGGPYFDSYSVVKGVDRVIPVDVYIPGCPPRPEALHNAILALQKKIDTMYVAGLKVKVG, via the coding sequence CTGATTTTCGAAAAACTACCCGGCGTTTCCCATAAACTTCCCGGCGGGGAACTGCTCCTCACCACCGTGGACCTGTTTGTCGACTGGACGCGCAAATCCAGCATCTGGCCCCTGACCTTCGGTTTGGCCTGTTGCGCCATTGAAATGATGGCGGCCTATTCCACCCGGTTTGACGTCAACCGCTTCGGCGTGATCCCCCGCCCTTCGCCCCGCCAAGCCGACCTCATGATCATCGCCGGCACCGTCACCAAAAAGATGGCTCCCGCCATCGAAAAGCTGTATTACCAGATGCCCGAACCCCGCTTTGTGATCTCCATGGGGGCCTGCGCCAATTGCGGCGGCCCCTATTTCGATTCGTACTCCGTGGTCAAAGGGGTGGATCGCGTCATCCCCGTCGACGTCTACATCCCCGGCTGTCCGCCCCGTCCGGAAGCCCTGCACAACGCCATTTTGGCCCTGCAAAAGAAAATCGACACGATGTACGTCGCGGGCCTCAAGGTCAAGGTCGGATGA